From the Amblyraja radiata isolate CabotCenter1 chromosome 14, sAmbRad1.1.pri, whole genome shotgun sequence genome, one window contains:
- the LOC116980898 gene encoding uncharacterized protein LOC116980898, whose protein sequence is MAQYEGIQLEITGKDRDTMKNYIQSSHDILVSALYNIDPLLDQMIASHLLTHENYCEIRTEKIPPQKARKLLEIVQLQMSDSDVWNFVECLKKCKHHYPRLKNWLAEDIGKFSNVANKTPFFISVDQHTLKNIEGTFKDSAESFRRIAADLAEIHESPFDMGDVPEDCIKRGSTEQKLQKQASILCQRLGHLITPIAMKLFSNETISQYELDIVQGETTLYCQAQRLINICLQKGERSCQKLYEALHDEDTVLAEDIDDTEQPASLSFHNSTPQEETQPAFSLLEDLRLKCGFGEEIHLQQVHKELTREAITLLQLDTGRVMSLNICEFGVLLGLPRKDVQECLFELENAEDVHQLAAVIHTFVEKTNNTERLRQKMASVNLNRLQLSWRAHLLLELLQSGLADCHCCEDVMPQLSNICLFIVRDCLAEREADASEVPTLDIMGCLQKLERNRCADMMILRELAELWSEGSSENFQKCVPLIAQLVKDTFPHVDTMEFDTVLIRKGVYQCHPRSLKRVASFKGLPARIIQKVIQPKSMLSFLSEEMTSFGNQELMDEEYAQLCLKTLNILQRVQDYQSNKLPTKCNRQLDKKEVAIEIRRLLTAEDFRWNSFDSGMRARLLSLVDFEPLSCKRLLFLKLHYDTFLSLAAYLKSNERQYFQFVFEEVHMYQCNVEMRGVRSVRDPVTIDGGMEEVFQFSTSDRASFLVQVHCRGYVDGQYFMCNQPLLYKLSNVSSSLQEETKKVGTIIAKQADTTWVRENPDGGLKEIAERITQSSIGNVEMGSCCFLINSWGVDCGIRILYKDDKIIATAEWNADVC, encoded by the exons ATGGCACAATATGAAGGGATTCAACTTGAGA TCACTGGCAAGGATCGTGACACCATGAAGAATTACATCCAAAGTTCACATGATATTCTAGTGTCTGCACTGTATAATATTGACCCCCTGCTTGACCAAATGATTGCATCCCATCTTTTGACCCATGAGAATTACTGTGAAATCCGAACCGAGAAGATTCCACCGCAAAAGGCTAGAAAGCTCCTTGAAATTGTGCAGCTTCAAATGAGTGACAGCGATGTATGGAACTTTGTGGAATGCCTGAAGAAATGTAAACACCATTACCCCCGTCTGAAAAATTGGCTTGCAGAGGACATTGGAAAGTTTTCAAATGTTGCAAACAAAACACCATTCTTCATTTCTGTTGATCAGCACACATTGAAAAACATAGAAG GCACATTCAAGGACTCTGCTGAAAGCTTTAGAAGAATTGCAGCTGACCTGGCTGAGATACATGAATCACCATTTGATATGGGTGATGTGCCAGAAGACT GTATCAAGCGTGGATCAACAG AACAGAAACTACAAAAACAGGCAAGCATATTGTGCCAGAGACTTGGTCATCTGATCACCCCTATTGCCATGAAGTTGTTCTCCAATGAAACAATCTCGCAGTATGAGTTGGATATTGTGCAAGGAGAGACCACACTCTACTGTCAAGCCCAgcgtttaataaacatttgcctGCAGAAAGGAGAGCGTTCCTGTCAAAAACTCTATGAAGCTCTACATGATGAAGATACAGTCCTGGCAGAAGACATTGATG ATACAGAACAGCCAGCTTCATTATCATTTCACAATTCTACTCCACAAGAGGAAACACAGCCAGCCTTTTCCT TGCTGGAAGATTTGAGACTGAAATGTGGATTTGGTGAAGAGATTCATCTGCAACAAGTACACAAGG AGCTCACCAGAGAAGCAATAACACTGCTGCAGTTGGATACTGGAAGGGTCATGTCATTAAATATATGTGAATTTGGTGTGTTGCTGGGACTACCACGGAAGGATGTCCAGGAGTGCCTTTTTGAACTTGAAAATGCTGAAGATGTTCATCAACTTGCTGCAGTGATACATACATTCGTGGAAAAAACCAACAATACTGAGAGACTGAGACAAAAGATGGCTTCTGTTAACCTCAATC GTTTGCAACTGTCATGGAGAGCACATTTGTTgctagaacttcttcaaagtggctTAGCTGATTGTCATTGCTGTGAAGACGTAATGCCACAGCTCAGCAATATCTGCCTTTTCATTGTGAGGGACTGCCTGGCTGAAAGGGAAGCAGATGCTTCCGAAGTACCAACCCTGGATATTATGGGATGTCTCCAGAAGCTGGAAAGAAACAGATGTGCAGACATGATGATCCTTAGGGAATTGGCTGAGCTATGGAGCGAGGGATCTTCTGAAAACTTCCAAAAATGTGTTCCTTTGATTGCTCAGCTTGTTAAAGACACTTTCCCCCATGTGGATACAATGGAGTTCGATACAGTTCTAATACGAAAAGGTGTTTATCAATGCCATCCCCGATCGCTTAAGCGAGTTGCCAGCTTCAAAG gACTTCCAGCAAGAATCATTCAGAAGGTTATTCAGCCCAAATCTATGCTGTCATTCCTATCAGAGGAAATGACAAGCTTTGGAAACCAGGAGCTGATGGATGAAGAATATGCACAACTATGTttgaaaacattaaacattcttCAGAGGGTCCAGGACTATCAGTCCAATAAGTTGCCAACAAAATGCAATAGACAATTGGACAAAAAAGAAGTTGCAATAGAAATCAGGAGACTTTTGACAGCTGAAGATTTCAGGTGGAATTCCTTTGATTCAGGCATGAGGGCCCGGCTTCTGTCATTGGTTGACTTTGAGCCCCTCTCCTGCAAAAGGCTTTTGTTTCTGAAACTTCATTATGACACCTTCCTTTCTTTAGCAGCGTATTTGAAGTCTAATGAACGGCAGTATTTCCAGTTTGTTTTTGAAGAGGTTCACATGTACCAGTGTAATGTGGAGATGCGTGGGGTGCGCAGTGTACGAGATCCTGTGACAATAgacgggggaatggaggaggtttTCCAGTTTTCCACCTCCGACCGTGCTTCCTTTTTGGTCCAGGTTCATTGCAGAGGCTATGTAGACGGTCAATATTTCATGTGTAACCAACCGCTCCTGTACAAGCTGTCCAATGTATCCAGCAGTTTGCAAGAAGAGACTAAAAAAGTTGGTACAATAATTGCCAAACAAGCTGACACGACTTGGGTACGTGAAAATCCTGATGGAGGGttgaaagaaattgcagagagaatAACGCAGAGTTCCATTGGAAATGTAGAAATGGGAAGTTGCTGCTTCCTCATCAATTCATGGGGCGTTGATTGTGGAATCAGGATCCTTTACAAGGATGACAAAATCATCGCAACAGCAGAATGGAATGCTGATGTTTGCTGA